Genomic segment of Gemmatimonadaceae bacterium:
TCGAGATGCCACGGCAGCAGGAACAGCTTGTACCCGTAAGGCGGCCGAAAGAAAATCTGTCCGCGATAGCCGGCTACCCTGATGAGCGAATCCGTTCGATCAATCTGCGATCGAATGAAGCCGGGCGAGTGCAGCACCATGTGCGGATGTGTGAACGTGTGGTTGCCGAGCTCGTGTCCTGCCGCGGCGAGAAGATGACCGGCTTGTGGTGCGGCTGCCAGGTCGGCGCCGATAACGAAGAACGTTGCCCTTACGCGACGAGCTGAGAGAAGACGCGCGAGACTGTCAGCGAGCCTCGATGTCGGTCCATCATCGAAAGTCAGGGCCACTCTGCGGTCGGGAGTATCGACATGAGCGACGAGTCGGCCAAACAGCTGAAACGTGCGAGCGCGGGCGAGCTCGCGAAGCCCGGCGATTACGAGGATTGCGAGCAGAACCCCGACACCGGCGTGAATGAGCCTCCTTTTCAATGACCCGCGCCTTATTCTCGGCGCGTTACGTCAATGAGTTTGGTCGGCTCGGCAGCCACCGGTGCACGCGCTCGCAGCGCCAGGCCATCAGCCCGCCGGCACGCAGCGCACATCAGTCTTGACCGAGCTGGCAATGTAGCATTGCTCGTGAGAGTCGTGGTGTATTTCGGCGAGCTCATCGGGCGTCGGTCGCGTTCCACCGCCGAACGTGATGTCTGGATGAAGCGTTACGTGCGTCATCGCGAGCTTCCCGGATGAGTCCTTTGCCAGCAATCCGACCGCTTCGTCGCGGTAGCTGTCCACGACAAAGCCGCGCTTTGCGGCGAGGAAAAGGAACATCAGCATGTGACAGCTGGAGAGGCTGGCGACGAAGGCTTCCTCCGGATCCACAGCTGCCGCGACCGACAGCGGGAGTGGAACGACACTTGGCGATGCCGACGCGGGCACTTCGACGCCTCCATCGAACAGCCATCGATGGCCGCGGCTGTAACGCGAATCCGTGAAGACTGCGTCAGCTCGGCTCCATTCAACTACAGCCTTGTACTCGCTCATGGAGTGCTTCTCCTACTCGCCGTACATCTCAGTGATCAGACGTCGGAGCGCGGTAGCTTCTTCGTCGGAAAGGGTGCCGACTTTTCGGCCGAGGCGTGACTTGCTGATGGTTCGGATCTGATCGACCGCAATCTCCCCGTTCTTTCGCCCAACGCGGATTCCAAGCCGGGCTCGCCACGACGGGTGGAGCTGACTGGTAATCGGGCAGACGGTGATTGTCTGAAGGACATCGTTGAGTGCATCGAGGCTTACGATAACTACTGGCCGGGTCTTCGCCATCTCCGCACCTCGCACGGGATCGAGCGAAGCCCAGCGCACCTCGTAACGTTTCATTTCTTTCGCGGCCGCCGAGCATTGTATGCAGCTCCCTTTTCGGCGATGCGACGGCCGGCCTGGAGCTGCCACGGGATGACCTCGAGGCCATCGGCCGTCAGGGCGTCCCATTCGCTCCAGTCCTCCTCGGATGCCGCCATCGCGCGGGCCGTATCTTCCCACGAGAGCTTTGGCTGCACGGATCCCGGCGGGCGGAGAAGGATTCCATCGCTGCGCTCTTCCATGATCAGGCTCGTCCCGACGTCGTAGCGCTCCAAAGTGTCGGCAGGAATGCGCACGCCTCTGGAATTGCCGATCCGCGCCACTTTCAGCTCTTTGGGCTTCATGTAATAACTGTAATTACATCGTCTCCCGTCGGCAAGCCGTCGCTACGGCTTGGCAGCGGTACGGTCGAGGACTCGCGGGCACGCTTCTGGATGCGAAAAGTGCTTTCGCTACTTGAACAACGCCACAGTCAGGAGGTACGATGCTGGTCGTCCGCGAAGTGTTTCACTGCAAGCCGGGAAAAGTGCGTCCCATGGTCGAAAAGTCGCTCGCAATGTCGAAGCTCATGGAGCAGTCGGGCATGGGCACGATGAAAGTCATGACCGACTTCTGCGCAGAGCGCTACTGGACCATCGTGTACGAGTACGACGTCCCGAGCATGCAGGCGTTCGAGGAGATGATGAAGGGTGAAGGGCAGACTCCCGAGCAGCAGAAGGAGTTCGAGAAGATCATGGAAGGCTATCATGATCTCATCGATAGCGGGCGGCGGGAGATCTACAAGATCGAGGGGTGAGCAGGCGAAGGCGATTCGGTGTCGAAGCCTTCGAAGAGCCAGTCGTCGCCGGCGTGCGAATGACGTTCGCCGAGA
This window contains:
- a CDS encoding polysaccharide deacetylase family protein, yielding MKRRLIHAGVGVLLAILVIAGLRELARARTFQLFGRLVAHVDTPDRRVALTFDDGPTSRLADSLARLLSARRVRATFFVIGADLAAAPQAGHLLAAAGHELGNHTFTHPHMVLHSPGFIRSQIDRTDSLIRVAGYRGQIFFRPPYGYKLFLLPWHLDRTNRTTVMWDVEPDSYPEVSATADGIVRHVLERVRPGSIILLHPWYERRATSLAAVGPLIDSLHARGYTVGTVGDLLRD
- a CDS encoding type II toxin-antitoxin system PemK/MazF family toxin, with protein sequence MKRYEVRWASLDPVRGAEMAKTRPVVIVSLDALNDVLQTITVCPITSQLHPSWRARLGIRVGRKNGEIAVDQIRTISKSRLGRKVGTLSDEEATALRRLITEMYGE
- a CDS encoding OsmC family protein, coding for MSEYKAVVEWSRADAVFTDSRYSRGHRWLFDGGVEVPASASPSVVPLPLSVAAAVDPEEAFVASLSSCHMLMFLFLAAKRGFVVDSYRDEAVGLLAKDSSGKLAMTHVTLHPDITFGGGTRPTPDELAEIHHDSHEQCYIASSVKTDVRCVPAG